Proteins encoded by one window of Chryseobacterium sp. POL2:
- the cmk gene encoding (d)CMP kinase has product MTKNWVIAIDGYSSTGKSSISKVIAKRLGLIHMDTGALYRGITYYGLMHCLDNNDNLDLQQLILSLPRINLVFEKKDDELQLILNGNNIDKEIRQPIVSENVSQVAKLPEVRAFLLDTQRNIAKTGGVIMDGRDIGTIVLPNADYKFFLTASPDERAKRRHLELLGFGENISIEEVKKNLIDRDKIDSERDVAPLKQAEDAILIDNSDLTKEQTIELIISYIK; this is encoded by the coding sequence ATGACAAAAAATTGGGTAATTGCCATAGATGGCTATTCTTCGACGGGAAAAAGTTCTATTTCTAAAGTCATTGCCAAACGACTTGGTCTTATCCACATGGATACAGGCGCACTTTATCGTGGAATTACATATTATGGATTGATGCATTGTTTGGACAACAATGACAATTTGGACCTACAACAGCTTATCCTTAGCCTTCCAAGAATAAATTTGGTTTTTGAAAAAAAAGACGATGAGCTTCAATTAATTTTGAACGGCAATAATATTGATAAAGAAATCCGTCAACCTATTGTTTCGGAAAATGTCAGTCAAGTGGCAAAACTTCCAGAAGTACGCGCTTTTTTGTTGGACACCCAACGCAATATCGCAAAAACAGGTGGGGTTATTATGGATGGTCGAGATATCGGAACTATTGTCTTACCCAACGCCGATTACAAATTCTTTTTGACAGCTTCGCCAGATGAACGTGCCAAAAGGAGACACCTGGAATTATTAGGCTTTGGAGAAAATATCTCTATAGAAGAAGTCAAAAAAAATCTCATCGATCGTGATAAAATTGATTCCGAAAGAGATGTAGCTCCTTTGAAACAAGCGGAAGATGCTATTCTTATAGACAATTCTGACTTAACAAAAGAACAAACCATCGAATTAATTATTTCCTATATTAAATAA
- a CDS encoding cell division protein ZapA produces the protein MDIRRITINIAGRVYPLNVPAAEEETLRKVGKQIETMIKEFEANFDIRDKQDALAMCALKLGTNAEVHLTNNEKNLTNTNDRLTKINKLLEELED, from the coding sequence ATGGATATCAGAAGAATTACGATAAATATTGCTGGAAGAGTGTATCCTCTTAATGTACCCGCTGCCGAAGAAGAAACCCTACGTAAGGTTGGGAAACAAATTGAAACGATGATTAAGGAATTCGAGGCTAACTTCGACATACGCGACAAGCAAGACGCCCTTGCAATGTGTGCGCTAAAGTTGGGGACAAATGCCGAAGTTCACTTAACCAATAATGAAAAGAATTTAACAAATACTAATGACCGATTAACAAAAATTAATAAGTTATTAGAAGAATTGGAAGACTAG
- the porQ gene encoding type IX secretion system protein PorQ translates to MQIREVTLKKISILFFAVCSALVFSQDGTNVYPFLNIPISARQSALGGDAISIRDYDVSMSAINPSLMNLEMDNMLSVNYASYLADSKIGTINYVKDLEFGHLISINARYMDYGKMPRTDESANILGEFSAMDASIGAGYAYQFEEDWTIGANVNFVTSKIDTYSSSAISANIGVTFHNERTNETLSLVARNFGYQFKPFNGVRENLPFRIDLGYTKILEQFPAAITLTLHDLQKFNISQDTNINGQPINFGRKVLDHVSFGVELFPQQAFNLRFGYNVKRGNEMAILDQRNFSGISAGFGIKISYFKFDYSHARYHNASNVNMFGLSLDLIEMSGNRR, encoded by the coding sequence TTGCAAATAAGAGAAGTGACTTTGAAGAAAATTTCTATTTTATTTTTCGCGGTTTGTAGCGCTTTGGTTTTTTCACAAGACGGGACCAATGTTTATCCTTTCCTTAACATTCCGATTTCTGCGCGGCAATCTGCTTTGGGTGGCGATGCGATTTCTATAAGAGATTACGATGTTTCCATGTCAGCCATTAATCCATCACTCATGAATTTGGAAATGGACAATATGCTTTCTGTCAACTATGCATCTTACCTTGCGGATTCCAAGATAGGAACAATTAATTATGTCAAAGATTTGGAATTTGGACATTTAATTTCCATTAATGCACGATATATGGATTATGGAAAAATGCCTCGTACTGACGAAAGTGCCAATATTCTTGGAGAATTTTCTGCCATGGATGCCTCTATCGGAGCAGGTTATGCTTATCAGTTCGAAGAAGATTGGACAATAGGTGCCAATGTTAATTTTGTAACTTCCAAAATTGACACTTATTCTTCCAGCGCAATTTCTGCAAATATCGGTGTGACTTTCCATAACGAAAGAACAAACGAAACGTTGTCATTAGTCGCTCGTAATTTTGGTTATCAGTTCAAACCCTTCAATGGTGTTCGCGAAAATCTACCCTTCCGAATTGACTTGGGCTACACCAAAATTTTGGAACAATTTCCAGCAGCCATTACCTTAACGTTACACGATTTACAAAAATTCAATATTTCTCAAGACACAAATATCAATGGTCAACCTATTAACTTTGGAAGAAAAGTTCTGGACCACGTATCATTTGGTGTCGAGCTATTTCCGCAACAAGCTTTCAATCTTAGATTTGGTTACAATGTAAAACGCGGCAACGAAATGGCTATTCTTGACCAGCGTAACTTTTCGGGGATTTCTGCAGGATTTGGGATAAAGATTTCTTATTTCAAATTCGATTATTCTCATGCACGCTATCATAACGCTTCCAATGTCAACATGTTCGGACTAAGCCTCGACCTTATTGAGATGAGTGGCAACCGTCGTTAA
- a CDS encoding phage holin family protein translates to MIDLLKEYINKRIDLARLELIEKSSLSSGIIAFIAAMVIVFAFFIILFNFGIAFLIGQALDNYSYGFLLVAGFYLLIMIIVISMRKKIIKSVANNVLNFLNR, encoded by the coding sequence ATGATAGACCTTTTAAAAGAATACATCAACAAAAGAATCGACCTCGCTCGTTTAGAATTAATAGAAAAATCGTCTTTATCTTCGGGGATTATTGCTTTTATCGCAGCTATGGTTATTGTCTTTGCATTTTTCATCATCTTATTTAATTTTGGAATTGCATTTTTAATAGGTCAAGCACTAGATAATTACTCTTATGGTTTTTTACTGGTTGCAGGATTTTATCTATTGATTATGATTATCGTAATAAGTATGCGAAAAAAAATTATAAAATCTGTAGCTAACAATGTTCTTAACTTTTTAAATCGTTAA
- a CDS encoding FMN-binding glutamate synthase family protein — protein sequence MRDKFLTWGLVLVLFTTVVAVLIKAHYWIPITLAVLYAIGIHNVMQTKHAILRNFPVLGGFRYLLESISPEIQQYFIERETDGKPFPRHQRSAAYRRAKNISDTVAFGTQLEINNRKYEGIKHSIYAKTPSHELPRTTIGGPDCLQPYSSSLFNISAMSFGALSDRAHISLNRGAKKGQFYHNTGEGGISPYHMEGGDLCWQIGTGYFGCRDDEGNFNPELFKKYATLPNVKMIEIKLSQGAKPGHGGVLPGVKNTPEIAAIRHVKPGITVLSPPGHSSFSTAAGLLQFVKQLRDLSGGKPVGFKLCVGDTKEFEEICAQMNVLKIYPDFITVDGAEGGTGAAPPEFSDGVGMPLEPALIFINSTLKNFNVRDKVKIIASGKVLTALDILRAVAMGADVCNNARGFMFALGCIQALQCNSNTCPTGVATQNKMLIKGLDVTDKAERVYHFHKNTLHTCNELIAAAGRSSYEQVDASMFMRGDEFEHLADTYFPDILGNVRKS from the coding sequence ATGAGAGATAAATTCCTTACCTGGGGACTTGTTTTAGTCCTTTTCACGACTGTTGTCGCTGTGCTTATTAAAGCCCATTATTGGATTCCAATAACCTTAGCAGTTTTGTATGCAATAGGAATACATAATGTAATGCAAACCAAACATGCTATTTTAAGAAATTTTCCTGTATTAGGAGGTTTTCGTTATTTATTGGAAAGTATATCTCCCGAAATTCAGCAATACTTTATTGAGAGAGAGACGGATGGTAAGCCTTTTCCAAGACATCAACGTTCGGCTGCGTATCGTCGTGCAAAAAACATTAGCGATACTGTGGCCTTCGGGACTCAGTTAGAAATTAATAATAGAAAATACGAAGGAATCAAGCATTCAATATATGCTAAAACGCCTTCGCATGAATTACCCAGAACTACAATTGGAGGTCCAGATTGTTTACAACCTTACAGCTCATCTTTATTTAATATTTCCGCCATGTCTTTTGGAGCCTTGTCAGATAGAGCACATATCTCATTAAACAGAGGAGCTAAGAAAGGTCAATTTTATCACAATACGGGTGAAGGTGGTATTTCTCCTTATCATATGGAAGGTGGCGATCTATGTTGGCAAATTGGTACAGGTTATTTTGGATGCCGTGATGATGAAGGCAATTTTAATCCAGAATTGTTTAAAAAATATGCGACACTACCAAATGTGAAGATGATTGAGATTAAATTATCTCAAGGGGCAAAACCAGGACATGGTGGCGTACTTCCAGGTGTTAAGAATACACCTGAAATTGCAGCAATTCGTCATGTAAAGCCAGGGATTACAGTATTGTCGCCTCCAGGGCATAGTTCTTTCTCTACTGCAGCAGGTCTGTTACAGTTTGTAAAACAGCTTAGAGATTTATCTGGAGGAAAGCCAGTTGGTTTCAAACTTTGTGTAGGGGATACTAAAGAATTTGAAGAAATCTGTGCACAGATGAATGTTTTGAAAATTTATCCAGATTTTATCACAGTTGATGGAGCAGAGGGGGGAACAGGTGCAGCACCGCCAGAATTTTCGGACGGTGTAGGTATGCCTTTAGAACCTGCGTTGATCTTTATTAATTCAACACTTAAAAATTTTAATGTTCGTGACAAAGTAAAAATTATTGCTTCAGGAAAAGTCTTAACAGCACTGGATATTCTAAGAGCTGTTGCTATGGGAGCGGATGTGTGTAATAATGCCAGAGGATTTATGTTTGCATTAGGATGTATCCAAGCATTGCAATGTAATTCTAACACATGTCCAACTGGGGTTGCGACACAAAATAAAATGCTAATCAAAGGATTGGATGTTACAGATAAAGCGGAACGTGTTTATCATTTCCATAAAAACACCTTACATACTTGTAATGAATTAATTGCGG
- the frr gene encoding ribosome recycling factor, with translation MEELELIVASVKQEMDAAIKHLDHAFQKIRAGRASTSMVQDVMVEYYGSMTPINQVANVSVPDAMTISIQPWDRSAINAIEKAIINSNLGFAPSNNGDVIILNVPPLTEERRKELAKQAKGETEQSKVVVRNARQEGMKDLKKLDGVSEDLVKAVEKDIQDLTDQYVKKADDALKIKEAEILKV, from the coding sequence ATGGAAGAATTAGAACTCATCGTAGCATCGGTAAAGCAAGAGATGGATGCTGCAATCAAGCATTTGGATCATGCTTTTCAGAAAATTAGAGCAGGTAGAGCTTCAACATCTATGGTGCAAGACGTTATGGTAGAGTATTATGGCTCTATGACGCCTATCAATCAGGTTGCTAATGTTTCAGTTCCAGATGCCATGACTATTTCTATTCAACCTTGGGATAGATCAGCAATCAACGCTATCGAAAAGGCAATTATCAATTCTAATTTAGGCTTTGCACCATCTAATAATGGGGATGTTATCATTCTTAATGTTCCACCATTAACAGAAGAACGCCGTAAGGAATTGGCTAAACAAGCAAAGGGAGAAACAGAACAAAGTAAAGTGGTTGTTAGAAACGCCCGTCAAGAAGGCATGAAAGATCTTAAAAAATTGGATGGCGTGTCAGAAGACCTTGTGAAAGCTGTGGAAAAAGATATTCAAGATCTTACGGATCAGTATGTTAAGAAGGCGGATGATGCTCTTAAAATAAAAGAAGCAGAGATTTTAAAAGTATAA
- a CDS encoding BamA/TamA family outer membrane protein, which produces MRGKHFRKYSQKYYIFYLSASLMLLLLYACSTTKKVPDGEYLLTKNEFSYLDGKILSDKIPSYAAQKPNKKTFFLLPFGLLAYNNANPKYDSILTEYMTYPNEMRNQNLRDSLFVKYGHPEYKGRNLFWNRFWHTVGEKPVIYSDAKTKTSIEKINNFLVYKGYWDSEVTYEAKRDSAAKKAQVKYNILHRDPTFIKDYYYSISDAGVRQIYERDIKKSLIKKDNILDQTVLEDEVRRITQLMRDNGYYKFNGSGEQIYFTADTLNSRKQVPVTMDIHRDSLDGPFIKPKIGNIDIAVVDNIKEYEEKTIKKDSLRGIHIYRKDTAQYKLQSLWLPIIYKPGDAYEQRNFDVTKRNLMAMNNFTVLQAVDQLRNEGQANEVDSLIDVKYILKPLPKYDFKVGMDLHYSEILNFGFSPSLELTSRNIFKGAENLNLSFSGIVGTTKDPEKENAFFNAYELSAQAALQIPRLWVPFKRYWKVIPKRYSPTSSLFLGAAVQNNIGLGRISFNTGLSYLANVNDIVSHKLTLFNTQFSFTQNKDNYYQLFLADDEIRKQIFDLYFLQHPEVQAQFSNGQLTMDNVSRIIVRDNAFQAGLDQQQTGTFNSFRQSLTNKDRQTQDVVISSLIYNFTYNEIGQKEYKNPFYFSGKFEIAGNFLGLVSKNSKEDGIIQDNTKTIFKIPYSQFVKFDFDFRKYFTFFQEKARPHTLAIRQFVGIGIPYGNSSNMPFIRSYFNGGSNDIRAWVAFGGLGPADSQLDERVRSYAMDNVKLTTSIEYRLPIDNMFEAAIFTDAGNIWGLKDNGYGDQFKFSKFIKQMGVGSGFGLRLNVAYIKFRLDLAYKVYDPNQPEGDRWVIHKNKLLRPTLNFAFGYPF; this is translated from the coding sequence ATGAGAGGTAAGCATTTTCGAAAATATTCCCAAAAGTATTATATATTTTATTTATCAGCAAGTCTGATGTTGTTATTACTGTATGCATGTAGTACAACAAAGAAAGTTCCGGATGGCGAATATCTTTTGACAAAGAACGAGTTCAGTTATCTGGATGGTAAAATCCTGAGTGATAAAATCCCAAGTTACGCTGCCCAGAAACCGAATAAAAAAACATTCTTCTTACTCCCATTTGGACTTCTCGCATACAATAATGCAAACCCAAAATACGATAGTATCTTAACAGAATACATGACCTACCCTAACGAAATGAGAAACCAAAACCTTCGTGATTCTCTTTTTGTTAAATATGGGCATCCAGAATACAAAGGACGCAATCTCTTTTGGAATCGTTTTTGGCACACCGTGGGAGAAAAGCCTGTTATCTACAGCGATGCGAAAACCAAAACCAGCATAGAAAAAATTAATAATTTCTTAGTCTATAAAGGCTATTGGGATTCCGAAGTAACCTATGAAGCCAAAAGAGATTCTGCAGCTAAAAAAGCACAAGTCAAATACAACATCCTTCATCGTGACCCCACTTTTATCAAAGATTATTATTACAGTATTTCTGATGCTGGCGTAAGACAAATCTATGAGCGCGACATCAAAAAAAGTTTAATAAAAAAAGACAATATCCTTGACCAAACTGTTCTGGAAGACGAAGTTAGACGTATTACACAATTGATGCGTGACAATGGTTATTACAAATTCAATGGATCTGGTGAACAAATATACTTTACCGCCGACACCCTAAACAGTCGAAAACAAGTTCCTGTAACCATGGATATTCATCGAGATTCTTTGGACGGTCCTTTTATCAAACCAAAAATCGGAAATATTGACATTGCCGTTGTAGATAATATTAAAGAATATGAAGAAAAAACTATAAAAAAAGACAGTCTCAGAGGCATTCATATTTACAGAAAAGACACTGCGCAATACAAATTACAATCGCTCTGGTTACCAATTATTTACAAACCCGGTGACGCCTACGAACAGCGCAACTTTGATGTTACAAAACGTAACCTTATGGCTATGAACAACTTCACAGTTTTGCAAGCTGTAGATCAACTTCGTAATGAAGGTCAAGCTAATGAAGTTGATAGTCTTATCGATGTTAAATATATTCTAAAACCACTGCCTAAATATGACTTCAAAGTCGGGATGGACTTACATTATTCAGAAATTCTAAACTTTGGATTTTCACCATCGTTGGAACTCACTTCCCGAAACATTTTTAAAGGTGCAGAAAACCTAAACCTTAGTTTTTCGGGAATTGTAGGAACAACAAAAGACCCCGAAAAGGAAAATGCATTTTTTAACGCTTACGAATTGTCAGCGCAAGCCGCTTTACAAATTCCAAGACTTTGGGTTCCTTTCAAACGTTATTGGAAGGTCATTCCAAAACGTTATTCTCCAACGTCAAGTTTATTTTTAGGTGCAGCCGTGCAAAACAATATTGGTTTGGGACGTATTAGTTTCAACACCGGCCTTAGTTATTTGGCCAATGTCAATGATATTGTGTCGCACAAGTTGACATTGTTTAATACACAATTCAGTTTTACACAGAATAAAGACAATTATTATCAATTATTCTTGGCTGATGACGAGATTCGTAAACAAATATTTGATTTGTATTTTTTACAACATCCCGAAGTGCAAGCACAGTTCAGCAATGGGCAGCTTACAATGGATAATGTTTCTCGAATTATTGTACGCGATAACGCTTTCCAAGCTGGATTGGATCAACAACAGACAGGCACGTTCAACTCTTTTAGACAATCCTTAACCAACAAAGACCGCCAGACGCAGGACGTTGTTATTTCGTCTTTGATTTATAATTTTACGTATAACGAAATCGGGCAAAAAGAATATAAAAACCCTTTCTATTTCAGTGGCAAATTTGAGATTGCTGGGAATTTCTTAGGATTGGTTTCAAAAAACTCAAAAGAAGACGGCATTATCCAAGACAATACAAAAACGATTTTCAAAATTCCTTATTCTCAATTTGTGAAGTTTGATTTTGATTTTAGAAAATATTTTACATTTTTCCAAGAAAAAGCTCGACCACATACTTTGGCTATTCGTCAATTCGTTGGAATTGGAATTCCTTACGGCAACTCCAGCAACATGCCTTTTATCCGCTCGTATTTTAATGGAGGATCGAACGATATTCGCGCTTGGGTAGCATTTGGAGGATTGGGCCCTGCCGATTCTCAGCTTGATGAGCGTGTTAGATCTTACGCGATGGACAATGTAAAATTAACGACGAGTATCGAATACCGACTTCCTATTGATAATATGTTTGAAGCTGCTATTTTTACCGATGCAGGTAACATTTGGGGGCTAAAAGACAATGGTTACGGCGATCAATTCAAGTTCAGTAAATTTATTAAACAAATGGGTGTTGGTAGCGGATTTGGTCTTAGATTAAATGTGGCATATATCAAATTCCGTTTGGATTTGGCTTACAAAGTTTATGATCCTAACCAGCCAGAAGGCGATCGTTGGGTAATCCATAAAAACAAGCTTTTGCGACCAACGCTTAACTTTGCTTTTGGATATCCATTTTAA
- the pyrH gene encoding UMP kinase, with the protein MKYKRILLKLSGEALMGNLQYGIDNDRLKEYAHEIKKVVDKGCEVAIVIGGGNIFRGLAGAAKGMDRVQGDYMGMLATVINGMALQGALEDVGVMTRLQSAIEMDKVAEPFIKRRAVRHLEKGRVVIFGAGTGNPYFTTDTAATLRAIEIDADVILKGTRVDGIYDSDPEKNVDAVKFNSLSFEDVFEKNLKVMDMTAFTLSHENKLPIIVFDMNKEGNLERLIDGESIGTLVNV; encoded by the coding sequence ATGAAATATAAGAGAATCCTCTTGAAATTAAGCGGTGAAGCTTTAATGGGAAATCTACAATACGGAATCGATAATGATAGATTGAAGGAATATGCACACGAAATTAAAAAAGTTGTTGATAAAGGTTGTGAAGTTGCCATCGTTATTGGAGGAGGAAATATCTTTAGAGGTTTAGCAGGTGCTGCAAAAGGTATGGATCGCGTACAAGGTGATTATATGGGAATGTTAGCAACGGTGATCAACGGGATGGCATTGCAAGGCGCTTTGGAAGATGTTGGGGTTATGACAAGATTACAATCTGCAATTGAGATGGACAAAGTAGCAGAACCATTTATCAAAAGAAGAGCAGTTCGCCATTTGGAAAAAGGAAGAGTGGTTATTTTTGGCGCAGGCACAGGTAATCCGTATTTCACAACAGATACTGCAGCCACACTTCGCGCTATTGAAATTGATGCCGATGTTATTCTTAAAGGAACTCGCGTTGATGGTATCTATGACAGCGACCCAGAGAAAAATGTAGATGCTGTTAAATTTAATAGCTTGTCATTTGAAGATGTTTTTGAGAAAAACTTAAAAGTAATGGATATGACAGCTTTCACGTTGAGCCACGAAAACAAATTGCCGATTATCGTTTTTGATATGAATAAAGAAGGTAATCTAGAACGCCTTATCGACGGAGAATCTATCGGAACGTTGGTGAATGTGTAA
- a CDS encoding YtxH domain-containing protein → MSKKNNSAGILAGLLAGAAVGVVLGLLYAPEEGKETRKKIKKKAGDIKDQANEQYHKTSEKVKEQYHQVSDQVKDKYNTISSQVKDTANNVATSVKEGYDKYKDQMVSKATDVVKDVETELDGLK, encoded by the coding sequence ATGTCTAAAAAAAATAATTCAGCAGGAATTTTAGCAGGCTTATTAGCCGGTGCAGCAGTTGGCGTAGTTTTAGGATTGCTATATGCTCCTGAAGAAGGAAAAGAAACCAGAAAAAAAATTAAGAAAAAAGCTGGAGATATTAAAGATCAAGCTAACGAACAATATCACAAAACATCAGAAAAAGTTAAAGAACAATATCACCAAGTTTCTGATCAAGTGAAGGATAAATACAACACCATATCCTCTCAAGTGAAAGACACAGCTAACAATGTAGCTACTTCTGTTAAAGAAGGTTATGATAAATATAAGGATCAAATGGTTTCTAAAGCTACAGATGTTGTTAAAGACGTAGAAACAGAACTAGACGGATTGAAATAA
- a CDS encoding RNA methyltransferase has translation MLTSHKIKIIQSLDKKKFRQKYNLFLVESNKIIKELANSRVKVLEIYSTNPEELKNVFENLSIFEINENELRKISFLQNPKDSVALCQLEPCQIDDSKSIQIVLDGIQDPGNLGTIIRLADWFGIEQIVCSQDTVDFFNPKVLMSTMGSFVRVNVCYTDLESYLKTYNYPIIGTDMDGENIYKKDFPSKFSLVMGNEGNGMRPKVERLLTDIVSIPRFGKQQSTESLNVSMATGIILGEIFSNRS, from the coding sequence ATGCTTACCTCTCATAAAATAAAAATAATACAATCTCTTGACAAAAAGAAATTTAGACAAAAATACAATTTGTTTTTGGTTGAGAGTAACAAGATTATTAAAGAACTTGCGAATTCTCGTGTTAAAGTTTTAGAAATTTACTCTACAAATCCTGAAGAACTGAAAAATGTTTTTGAAAATCTAAGTATTTTTGAAATTAATGAAAATGAACTTCGGAAGATTAGTTTTCTTCAAAATCCAAAAGATTCGGTGGCGCTTTGTCAGTTAGAACCCTGCCAAATTGATGATTCTAAAAGCATCCAGATTGTATTAGATGGTATTCAGGATCCAGGAAATTTGGGAACTATTATTCGGTTAGCAGATTGGTTTGGTATCGAGCAAATTGTTTGTAGTCAAGATACAGTGGACTTTTTTAATCCGAAAGTGTTGATGTCAACAATGGGTTCTTTTGTTAGGGTTAATGTTTGTTACACCGATTTGGAAAGTTATCTTAAAACCTATAATTATCCAATTATTGGGACAGATATGGACGGCGAAAATATTTATAAAAAAGACTTTCCTTCGAAGTTTAGTCTGGTAATGGGTAACGAAGGAAACGGTATGCGCCCGAAGGTTGAAAGACTTTTAACCGATATTGTGAGTATCCCGAGATTCGGAAAGCAACAATCGACGGAAAGCCTCAATGTATCGATGGCGACGGGAATTATTTTAGGCGAAATATTTTCGAATCGTTCTTAA
- a CDS encoding phosphoribosyl-ATP pyrophosphatase, with the protein MSHQYNNLDELRRKKQLLRDDIQNMENLLTFKNKKESLSVLTNGITDKYLKETQDEEGHQTLSLNTKNILREVSQGIRETTSPKNLVGLANNTVDSGLLETAVRLGAVTLVGNYARKNLNNSNWNKKIIGLALVYVAPIALKFVREKLEDYQRSKTASSLEKLI; encoded by the coding sequence ATGTCACATCAATACAATAATCTGGATGAATTAAGAAGAAAAAAACAACTTCTAAGAGATGATATTCAAAACATGGAAAATCTACTCACTTTTAAAAACAAAAAAGAAAGTTTGAGTGTATTAACCAACGGCATAACAGACAAATATCTTAAAGAAACCCAAGACGAAGAAGGACATCAAACATTAAGCCTTAACACCAAAAATATTTTGCGCGAAGTGTCGCAAGGTATTCGCGAGACAACCTCTCCAAAAAATCTTGTGGGACTTGCCAACAACACTGTAGATTCTGGACTTCTAGAAACTGCCGTTCGTCTGGGCGCAGTAACTTTGGTAGGTAACTACGCCCGAAAAAATCTTAATAATTCTAATTGGAACAAAAAAATAATTGGTCTTGCATTGGTCTATGTCGCACCAATTGCTTTAAAATTTGTCCGAGAAAAACTAGAAGATTACCAACGTAGCAAAACTGCTTCGAGTTTGGAAAAACTAATTTAA